gtggataagtccttaaggacagtgacttTACACGCCTCGggaaattttgttcgtgattctgtcagcttttctacaacaatcttaaggacttatggctgACAACAACAATAACTTAATCCCGGAGAATCAGAATATCGTTTCCAGAACTCAGACGGTCTTCGCCAGACTATTCCCGgatgtataaaaaattgaagtctTCTATGGTCAGAATTTTCGACGCTGGCAAGAACGTGTGTCGACCCTGTTAGACATGTACAAAGCCGTCTTTGCTCTTTCATCTTCAAAACTTGACTCCAGTCTCCCTCCAAATCCAAAACAAGTTAAAGATTGGGTTCATGCAAATAAGGTATGCCACCATACTTTACTTAGTGCACTTTCTAATGATTTGTTCGATGTATATTGTTCCTATAAGGAGGCGAAAGACATTTGGGATTCGTTGATTCTCTAATACACTTCTGAAGATATAGTTAGACAAAGGTTCATTATTGGAAATTATTATCGTTGGGAAATGGTTGAAGACAAGGACATAAAGTCGCAAATCAATAAATACCACAAGCTGCTCGAAGATATCAAAGCCGAGAATGTTCTTCTACTAGATGAATTTGTCTTAGCTTCTGATCGAGAAATTGTCGCCTTCCTGGACTGATTACAAGCAACAACTGAAACATAGACACAAGCAAATGTCACTTTCAGAGCTGATCACTCACATAATCGTTGAAGATACTAACAGGAAAGAATGTGCTACTGCAAGGGCCAAAGCTTTGTCTACAAAAGCAAACGTTGTAGAAGACAGACTTGCTCCAAAAAGGTACAAACATAAACCTGAtcacaataagaaaaattattttcgaaaATCTCGTCCCAACAGATCTAACCCTACCTTttagaagaaaggaaattgcttcGTATGTGGGAAGTCAGGCCATCATGCACCACAGTGCAGGCGTAGAGCAAGAAACTACAATCCTCCTAAGGCCAATGTAGCCGAAGGAGATGATATTATTGTTGCGGtcgtttctcaagtaaatctgatgaccaatgtgagcaagTGGGTGGTAGACTCTGGTGCTACCAGGCATATTTATGCAAACAGAAGtgcctttacctcttacactagtgtaagGGATGGAGAAGAACACATCTACCTTGGTGATTCCAGTACCACTCCTGTTCTGGGAAAAAGGaaagttcttctcaaactcacatctgGAAAGACTATGGCTttgagtgatgtgctacatgtaccatcaatcaaagttaatttaatctttgtGGCACTACTAGGAAAAATGGGGGTTAAAGTGCCATTCGAGTCTGACAAGATTGTAATCacaaagaataatatttttgtggggaagggatattgtgatcaaggtctctttgtacttaacatttcagaaaatattattgaatcgtcttcttctgcttatattgttgactcATATGATTtatggcatgctagattaggacatTTGAATTCTTCCtatgttatgaaattacaacgactaggattaattaatatgcatgataaacagagtagtaaatgtgatatatgtgtagaatctaaaataacaaagaaaacatgtttttctataGAACGCAAAACTGAATTGTTAGGTCTACTTCATACTGATCTAGCTGATTTGAAACAAACTatgtctagaggaggtaaaaattattttgtaacctttatagatgattattctagatacaccaaattttacttaatcaaacataaagatgaaacTTTTGATGTGTTTCTAACCTATAAAGCaaaagtagaaaatcaattaaataagaaaattaagaggattagatcagatagaggtggtgaatatgttttgtttaatgactattgtgttaaagaaggTATCATCCATGAAGTaaccccaccatattcacctAAGTCTAATAGAGTAGCTGAGAGGAAGAATAGAACACTTAAGGAGATGATGAATGTGATGGTTATTAGTTCTAgtgcacctgataacctttagggagaagccttgcttactgcgtgttttttacaaaatagaatacctCATAAGAAAGCTGGTAAAACTCCCTATGAGCTGTGGAGAGGCTATCAAcctaactttaaatatttaagagtGTGGGGGTGCCTCGCTATGGTAATGTTAcccgatcctaagaaaaggaaaataggctctAAAACCTCTGATTGCATGTTATTAGGCTATGTTGAACATAATGCTACCTATAGGTTTCTAGTTCTTAAAAGTGATATACTTGAAAGAAATTCTATAATGGAGATGAAAAATGTTGAGTtctttgaacatgtttttcatttaaagGTTAATGAGATGTCTCAAcctatagataataataatagtgatgtCTTGTGTGAAGAattaagaagaagtaaaagataGAGGAAGGAAACTTCATTtggtaatgatttttatacttatctagTTGATAATGATCCAAATAGCTTTGTAGAAGCCATTAGTGCTCCTGATGCAAAAAAGTGGGATAAAGCCATTAAGACTGAAATTGAAGCAATTCAGAAAAAAATACTTGGACCTTAGTAGATTTcctaaaggagcaaaacccattggttgtaaatggatctttaagaaaaaatatcatcCTGATGGATCTATGGAGAAgtataaggcaagattagtagcaaaaggttttactaaaaaacccaacatagattactttgatacttttgcccctgtgactaggatttcctctattCGAGTATTGTTAGCCTTAGCAGCAATCCATAAGCTAGTGATAcaccaaatggatgttaaaactaCCTTTTCGAATGATGAtttagaggaggaaatttatgactcaacctgaagggtgtgttgtacctggtcaagagaataaggtatgtaaacttttaaaatctttgtatgggttgaaacaagcaccaaaacAGTGGCATGAAAAACTAGATAATGTATTGCTatgtgatggtttttcacctaatgatgttgataaatgcgtgtattctaaatttgaaaatggtgattgtgtcattatatgtttgtatgtggatgatatgttaatatttggtacatgcaatgaaattgttgctagaactaaattatttctaagatcgaattttgaaatgaaagacatgggtgaagccaatgtaattttaggtgttATAATCATAAGGAAAGGAGATAGTATtttactatcccaagaacaatacattgagaaacttcttaagaagtttgggtattatgatttcaaacccgtgagtaccccttatgatgctaactctaaattaatgaaaaatagaggaaaatcGTTATCTCAAcctcagtatgcccagataattgggagcttactgcatttgatgagcttttctagacctgatattgcttatgcagtaggtagactgagtaggtacactcaatgtccaaatcaagaacattgggatgcactttccaggcttatgagatacttaagaggttcaatggattattccattgaatatagtggatttcccgttGTACTAAAAGGGTACAGTGATActaactggatctctgattcagatgagacaaaatccactaatTGTTAAGTATTCACACTTGatggtggtgcgattacatggagatcaaccagacaaacaattattgcaagatcaacaatggaatatGAGTTTGTCACTCTTGAGATGACTGGtagtgaggctgagtggttgaaaaacttcttagcaaacattccactaggaatgaaaccaacctcaTCGGTGTCTATACACTGTGATTGtcaatcggcaatagctatagataaaaacaagaattacaatggaattAATAGACATatccaattgagacacaatttagtgaagcagctgctaaagagtggaactattttcattgactatgtgaagtcagaacggaatctaGTAGATCTTTTGGCAAAACCCTTGGGAAGAAATATGAtcttagaaacatcgaggggaatgtgacttaagccacttgcaaacaaacaagtgatggtaacccaacctttgtgattggagatcccatgaataaggttcatatgggtaaaaacaagtcacttgttagttctgatagcactaatttgattttaaatcaaatatgttcattcctatggtgtgtgtgaaaatGCTAGAGAccgcattattgagaggttaaactttgtaattaatcaatgtttttaatgatcttcatatcccttatgggtggtgtatgatttgcagcatacacttgatgaaatcacctatattgtgtgttaagtttctcgaTCTAGGACTGGTTCATATAACTTGCTATATCAGCTCTGATTCATTACATCTTATAAAACCCaggatttttcttcttttctctttcattttttttttatattttttgcaatatgtgggggattgttattattttataatattgcaaaatatattttatttgaacgTTGATACATTCTGCAAGTCTCGTGATATGCGGTTGCctacgttaaatttttttaatgtgcaACTTTAAAATTGTTGCTGCATGTTCAAAACCACTACCGCAAGGCACGCTCCCAacgttttaatatattaaaattattttatttttctaaaagatataTTGGTTTTTTGGATCATGGGCATGATCTAtgagctctataaatagagcacTCCATTCACTCCAAAATCATTtgttctttcattctttcttctctttctctcattctcttattatccttttgttttttctccttccttttatatcttaaaattattttgggtttcattctttctcttttttaggagatccttgctagttctgagattcTCAACAatttctgagaagttcctgttgtatcttaGGGGACTTACGCAATACATTGCGGATAAGTCTTTAAGGACAGTGACTTTACACGCCTCGGGAAATTTTGTTCGTAATTCTGTCAGCTTTTCCACaacaatttcaagtataaaatagCAGCTTTAGCTTGTTCCATATTGATAGCAGCGCTTGGTAGAGGCAAAATGATAGCAGCAATGAAGGTCCTCATAATTCTCATGATTTATATGAAAAGgctaaattattgaaataactGAATACATTGTTtgataagtatatatatacatgaaatAATGGCAAGGTACAAAGAAGTTTTCCAGTGAACTTGAGTGGTGGATTGAATGGTAGAGACTATCATGTGACACGGGTACGTTTGGCTTCTGCAGAAGCAACTTCCAAATCTCCTATGAAAAAAAGGATTTTGTCCAAAATTCCACGACATGATCTCTCTTCAGCTAGAGAGCTTTCTCCATTGAATTCAATTTCTGAATGGAAGCTGTGAGCAGtttctttttcctcattttttcttGAACCCAGATGTCGCTGTATCTCTCCTTGGTGAACAAGATAATAGTCACTGCCTTCTCTAATAATCTTCAAACCCCTATTTtatcaaacatcaaataaagtattTCCCTTCGTATCAGAGCCTTATCATTGTTGCAAAAGCTGAGATCAATTATTCATGTCTCAACTCAAATCCAAAACAATTTTGAGACAAAAATTGCTTTTTGTTGAATAATATTGATTCATGTTAGAGCCTAAACTAGTTCTGGGTAGGAGGAAGTCAACATCATTGTTTTAGTTGCAAATATAAGTCTACTTTTCTGATTCTAAGACCAATTTTTTTCTGAAAGTAAATTTGTGGTTTAAAACCATTCATCGAGAACGATTTACCTGTTTCCCAATCAAATCGATTAGCTTTTCAAAATACAAGTTATTAGCAGTTCAGTTAATGTTGGAAAGATTATAATGCATGTGATTAAGCaaggagaaaacaaaaactCCTCTGACCATCATGGTCATCGcattcaaaagatgaaaaattagaaaactcaCACTCCAATTCGATCACAACGATCTTGCACCTCATATACATCTTTCCATGATTTTGAGCCAATGGGAGCATAAAAAGCAGAATGATCTTCTCCCCATCTCTCTCTAAAAAGGTTAGACCATAGAGCATTGTCTGAGCCCACCAGCTTCCACTTCCTACACACTGCACAAGTGCTGCAACTTGTTTAGTTCAACAAACAAGCTAATATAATTCTGAATCTAAGAACTTTAAGAagtttaaactaattaaaagttGTATTATCTGGAAATTTAAACAGCATTAGGAAGCTCACACATCTTCCCTACTCCAGAATGTTTTTCTCATGAGCCTATGCCAAATTATCTTTTCATCACTTATCAAAACGACAATTTCAAGTAGCAAAATTTGGCCAATCTCCAGATATTGTCGAAGGGAGCTGTGTAAATGATTTATGTTTCTTGAAAAGTATGGTCACTGTTAGAACACGGCCAAGGGAACACAAATAACATATCTCACTGTTTCAAAGTTGACTGATAGACCTGTATGGTTGCAGTCCACATGACCTAGGCCTAAGAGTAGCAACCTTTACAAGGTAACTAATATAAGATTACTGGTTGCAGGCTGAGAAACAAGTGACAAAGGTTGCAgcttttatttgttattttcccTAAATGAAACTTCACAAAACGAAATTCTTTTcctgattttattttgatatgatCTGCAATAGTCATTGCGTTGCCTTCCACCTTTTGTTTCTGATTGAAAAAATGCCTCAATTCAGACATTAAAGGAAAGGAAGAACCAGTAGTTGACATGATTCAGGGAAAACTGAACAAACAAAATCCACCAAATTTGGGGGAGATCATATTCATCTCATGATCACTTCAACCTCTGATCCAATTCCGTGGAAAACATAACAGATTATCCAAGCCAATCAATATGAAAATTGAATCAGACGAATTGAAGAAAGTCAATTCAGATAAGATGTTTCAACACATGGAAGACACTGCTGTTTTGAAACTTAGAGATCAATTGCAACGCCAATTggattggaaaaagaaaaaaaaaaaaacaccttttgCAAAGACAGAAGAtcgtaaaaatgaaaaacaatgagTGGGTGAGGCTGACCTTGTTGAGCAACAGCAAGATGGCAGTAATCCAAGAGACCGAATATCTTCATACATATTTCCACTGGCAACATCTCCATTTTCGAAAACTTGGCAATAATCATAAACTCACACAATTCATCCAAATAACACTAACGAGTTTCGTTTCCTTGGATTCTGTCTGTGCAATCATAATACTTACAAAACActcatttttgttgttttttgttagttgcttgttttataatataatattattattacattgtTTTCGCGCGTAGGCATATGTTGGTGCATGATAGCTACTCGCTCTGTCAACCATTCATTCAAGAGATCGCGTCCTACCGCTTTTGTAATTAttctttatacaatttttttttgcagCGCCAATATCTTTCGGAGtttaatagtgtaaaaaaattatacagtaaattaattaatgaaattagtaatattttttctaatatccAGTACGTATTACAtcctaaattaatttaattattgacaaattgATGTTGTTAGTTATTATATCTTGAGTGTGTGTAATTAAAGTAAGGAATATTTTTGTAGACAACGTCTCAagctattaaaaataataaacgaTTTGGCTAGAGCAAAAAATTCTCCATATTGTATGCCATGccataaatgtttaataaaaacttgTATGAAGCAtagaatttatgaataaaaacttGTTTCACATCTTCCCTCGAACTATGAAACATTTTTCTCCAATACACATTACTTATTGGATACCGATTCTTCCATACTCTTCATTCATTTGCCACTTTAATATTCTGTGCATGAAAGTAAATAAACtgatttttctccttctcttcgTTAGGTAAGAAACAGATGCACAAGTCTCAAAGCGAAAACAGTTAATTATTAACCAATACACAAGTCTCCGCCACTTCCgaaaatacatatatacatatacatgtaTGAATTTTCAAAACTCTAACTAGCATTCCTTTGACCAAGTAACTCATCTCAATCAAATCGAAATATATGTAAATAGTAGGTCAACAAAACCCCCCGGATCTTAATCGATACAAATGCTACCACCtaatcaaattgaaaatgttATCAACTAACTAGCAGAAACCAATGGCAATATTGATTGAATCAAACTACTAAGTTTGCCTCTCAAACGGCCAACGGTGTTCTTCAATGTTTTACATGTCTCAACAGGGAATTCGCTGATCTGTAGCATTTGCAGCTGCATTTCCATATACCTCTTAAGACTGGCCCCGGCAATGTTAATGAGACTGAGTGATTCATTACCATGCATAAATTTTGTGACTAGAAATCCAGCTAGAATATGTTGATCAGCCTTCACAAGTTCCGAAATGAAATTAGGGAAAAGGATCCTTGTGAAAAGAAGCAACTGATTCTCATGATCTTCATTGTTGTGAATTCCTCTACCTGGCACCAGAACTTGTTGAGATTGATTGGATAAGTTTCCAACCAAATAGCAGATATAAGAGAAAATAGTACCATAGGTAGAGTCAGTGATGATAGAAGTAAGAATTCcagaagataaaattaaaattaataactcGTAGTCCTTGCTCCTTGATTGAGGGATGCCTTGTTTGATGCTACCCTCAACTGCACCCAGGCACTGCAACTGTAATGTTTTGTAAGGCAGCAACAGTGACATCTTCAAAGCCAGAAAGCAATCAATGCCAATTGCCATCTGGATTAAGCTGCAGGCATCATCTTCATCAAGTAACACAGCATTAGGCTTTAAAGATGATTGATCAATAAGTCTCAGCAGATCAGTAAACCTTGAAAGGCTTATGAATTTTCTGAAAATCTCCGCCCAACACACATGCAAAGGGTGAACAAAAACAGAGTCTTCTATCTTCTCTTTCTCAGGATTGTCTACTCCCTCAAGGCTTTCCCATCCCTCGTCCCAATCATCATTGTTCCAGTCATTTCCTCCATCAGTTGCTTCAGCAATGGTTTCTCCATCTTTCCCTGCAGTGAAAAGTCCATCCCACTCTTCCAAAATAGCCAGAAGAACATCAAAATGGAGATCTTCACGAGCTTCTCCACACAACCCCATAAAGCGAGACACCGCCTTGTCTGCATTCAATAGATCATCAGGGGTAATTTCCATGCTAGGAGAGATTGAGGCCGCAAGCTGAGATGATTTAAGAGCAATCAAAGTGTTTGTAACCCTACTAGAAGAGTCTTTGTGATCTGGCAATGAGTTGTCAACATCAGTCTCGCTCTTTCTACTAGCATAAATCGATTCATTCCATTCTTCCCATGGTTGAACATTGGCTAGTATTTCCGTAGAGAAACCCCTAATGTTTTTACCCGAGATAAATTGCATTAGCTCTAGCACAAAAACTCTGACTGAACTTGGCAACTGCAAATTATCAGAGAATTGGACCATTCTTTCCCAAATTACATGTCTAACACATTGCATAACCTTCAAGTCACCTTCTAGCTTGCTTAAAGAAGACAATATATGATACAGGTTCTGGCTCTCATGGGATCCACTGATCAATTCCGACAAAACAGCTTCAAGAATATGCAAATAAAAATGAGGAAGATCCGGAGAATCTTGGCCACAATCAGAAGCTAAACCAGAATCTGATGATGCAACAGTAAAAACCTCTGCCACAGCACCAAACCCGCAGCCAGAAAAAATCATAGCTCTGCAGAAACTATAAATTTCTGCAGAAGAATCACCTTTTAAGCCACAAATGACATAGCCACATATGCTGCCCCAGCCCTGACTAGGGGAGATGATATCTTCCATTACCAATTTCATAAAAACCTTCAGGCAATTCATTAAACATTGTGGATCGAAGCAACCAGTTTCTACTGAATTTTTCTCCAATGCAATCTCTTTCATATCATCTGTCAACCTCATCCAAAAGTTCAGAAGAACAATAAGGCACTCTTGCCATGTTGAATTGTCAGGTAGGAGTCCATATGAACTGAAGAAAGGCAAGATTATGGTAAAATACTGCTTCATGATCCCCAAAGCATCAGGCCGACTCAAAAGCTTAATATACACGTGGCACAAAACATAACTCTGTTCAAGCTTGTTTATAAAGCCTTGCAGATATTCAGGAGTTCTATTGCTAGAATCAGTAGTAACTTTAGTCTCCAAATCTTTCAGCAAACTTACAACGTAATACCTGTAGACATCCTGCCATGACATGAAACCATCAGGCAATGAGTCTCCGTACATATTGACAAGAGCCTGTACCATTTTTGACAAAGCTGACAAGCTACTTTCCTCAATACATGCATAAACTTCATCACTAAAGCACTCAAAGTTCAAACCATGTAGCCCAGCAATATTTTTGAAGTTCAGGTTAGGGATAAAGGATACATTTTTGCATTCTTGCTCGATGACCTTATAATATTGTGCCAAGCTTACATTGGCATTTACATGATCAACCTGCAGCACTGACGATAAGTCTTTTGTATTTTCCTGTTGCAAGTAGCACTCTGATAACAAGCCATACACATAAGCAAGGCGAAGTTTGTTGCACCCGTCAATTGCAGGGTATACAATTGTTGAGATGGTTTCAATGGTTTTCTCACTATTACTGATTATTTCCCCTTTATAGCCTGCAACTTCAGCAGTAATATCATCATTGCTCCAAGTATCAGAAACAAGGACAGCAGTTAGGTAACGCAATAGCacctaaaaaaaacaaaaaaaataggttTCATCAGTGGATTATATTACGTTTTGTTCAAAGAACTAGTTGACTTAAAAAGCTAAGCAATTAAGGATTGgatgaaaacaattttcataatAGAACACCCCTTCAATTGAAACCACTGATGGACAAAACTACAAGTTCATACCTACTTTACACTGATACTAATACTACTTGACACTGAATTTACCAAGAGATTACCAAAGCCAATAATAGAACTTTTACAACATTATAGGATAAGGAACAATAAGAGACAAATAATTTCATTGTAAGCAACAGTATTTTGTTCACTGTTTACGTTTCATTGCATTCCTGCAAATCCTCATACCTCAGTACAGTTCAAGTCATACGTGTCAACCAGTTTTAAAATGTCCTTCAAAATGTGCTTTCTTTCTAACTTTACTGACTCAATGAGAGAGATAACAACATTCTCAATATAGATGGAATCCCTGGACAAAAAGCGCTCTGTCTCAACCCCAGGAATTATTTTTTCTAGCGCTCTGGAATGTTCAGTGAGACGTTGTTGTGCTTCTAACTTCAATTTCCACTCTCTCCAAAATGAGGATTGTACTTTGCCAAGTTTATCCATATCGTCtgaataaacataataaaaacattgtCTTAGTCAGTTACAGATgcaaaaaagtaagaaaaaaatagtggaAGAAAGAAATTCGCAATCAACACAAGCATGATCatcaaactattttaaatagttCAACTACTGAATAAATATACAACTAacagaaaataacaaaaaagacAATCACCAGAATTGGGTGATGCATGCTTTTCCTTAAACCTCCTCTTCAATAGCTCCCTCCGATGAGAAGGATCAGTCTTTAGTCCAGAGTTATGTAGTAAGCTGTATGCCATCCCAACACTCATGATACTACAAATTTCTTGATAgtcttttcttattttgagtTGTTCTTCTATAATTTCTACCCCATTGAAGGCATCAACAAGATTCAAAAGATAGGAGCACCCCATTATATCTTCCTCTTCGGTGACTGGTGGCTCCATAATTGATTCTGCTAGAGAGGCAATCAGGTTGTCTCTTGGGGAAAATCCATTTCTTGCCAACCAGCACAAAATGGTCACCACAGCTTGCGCTCTGATATTTAGATATTGCTTTCCGGTACTGAGTTTCCTATGATGCTCTCCTTTCTTACTTAATTCAATCAACCAAGGGAGCTGTGAAGCAGCAAAAGACAGAACTTTCCCATTTTCAGTCAAGATTGATGCCCAATCAGTTCGATCTCCAATAGCCAAGGTTTTCGCAACAATGGAAAGGGTGTCTCTAGCTTTCTGAAGATGAACATCCTGATTGTCATCACCAATACCATCAAATTCCTGAAAACAACCATTAACATCtagtatattttgaaaactttgattTGGAAGGGAGTTTAAAGATGAGCCTTCTACTGAAAATTTGGAAGGATTTGTCTCTGTTGATATCATCAATATTTCACACTGGCCTTGCATATCTAGATCTTTCCATGCATGGAGAAGCTCACCAATAGATTCCTCATCACAGTGGCTTAATGCAAACCCTAATAGCTGCTTTTGAGAGTCCACATCCATATTATCAAGGGCAGGGCCTCTTGCAATTGCAGCACATAAATCCCATACGGTACCATGTCCTTTTCTGGCCAAACCAAGACAAAGATCAAATGCCAGTTGTAAATCACCAGAAACTGCAGCTTCTCTAGCAATAGCTTCCTCAACAGCTGATATGTCATCAGCAGACCTCAAGCCAAGAAGTCTGGCAACCTCAATAAGTTCATCAACATGAAAATATGCTCCACTTTGATTTGTGATTGccatttttataatttccatAGGATCTTTTATTTGCCTGAATTGCATAGGCAGAATATTCACTCCAAGGTTTGGAAGTTTAGCAGTAAGTGCGTCAATAATATCTGCCTCCACCTTTACATTTCCACTACTTGGATATAGATTAAGACATTCTCTGGCCTTCCAGATCTGGAATAAATTGTAGCAACATAATTAATCAATTCATGTAGTTGAGCATTGGTTAGCACAAACATAGCTGCGTATAGAAGActatcaagaagaaaaaaaaatggtgttttgAAGTGATTTAGAAGACAGTTAACAAGAGCACAATGTATATTAAAAACTCTCATTTCAATCACtactaagaaaaacaaaatattttgcatAATCGTTCTTACATTTGAGTGCATGGTTGTGATAACATGATGGATTATCATGAGAAAGGCTAACAAAGATTTTAAGCATTAGATGTTACAGATAATAAGCTGTTAAAGGCAATCTTACTTCAGAGCAAGAAAGACTCGAAGCTGAGAAGAAGTACTCCCTAGCTGCTTGAATGACAAGGCTTTCAGCCTTCTCAGAAGCCAAAGCAACTGAACTTGTACCCTTCAAGTAATTTCTTGCAAGAGAAAACTTCCCAGCTTTGAGCAGTCCTCTACAAAATTCAGTCAAAATATACTCCCGGTCAAGGAAAGGAAATGCCTTTTCCCTCAAATACTGCATATCACGCCACATGCTGGCCCATTCACTATCTGATCGGCTTGGCTGACGACgaataaatttagaaagaatAAGACGTATGATCTGTTTTACACCCTTTTCATCTGACTGAGCACCTAGGAAAAAGTTTAATGGCTTTGGGACCTGTATAGATCCATAAAACAACATAGTAAACACAACATAGctaaaaaacaataacaagaaTTGT
Above is a genomic segment from Vigna radiata var. radiata cultivar VC1973A chromosome 10, Vradiata_ver6, whole genome shotgun sequence containing:
- the LOC106775704 gene encoding MAG2-interacting protein 2 isoform X1; its protein translation is MEVVLYETRHHASNYPPQHQDRLHLQQQANESANASFFSLLSSRGVSHLKDKWTGYKQPKRLRRLVSLFVSATAKHVAVAAGNRISIFSKEDDYQNPCAIFTSPSLGTFSLGTWSEDEEVLGVADDSDTLYFIKFSGVVVAEISKKNLKVSSPIVSLFSDVDLDTSESYLFSVVTSDGLVQKIEISPGQRGSTFRNYISNRTIDICNNIFCFDHHSELNLFVAVHKNSGSSHLSLLRRNSSTELEQLFSLQFEGLYLKPKDYRGLLTCAKVLISPQASFVATLDLTGCLHIFKLDKEGLTLSRFVLGERDDSPTSGNLSNGVNKSCVGFMDFTWWCDHILAIVNRSGVVMLIDILSGSIVPEEDHAYFLPVLERALKYKGCVFLLASQSSKEEGDALHVGSTEELHQADWIIEDRPNQFHLSRFLWHLVSFTEKTVPEMYSILISKKKYQSALDFADSHRLDKDEVLKSQWLNSSDGVNEIKNILSNIKDKNFVLSECINRIGVTEDAVKALLDYGLRITDHHKFSEVDDDNSSKVWNLRLARLQILQFRDRLETYLGINMGRFSVQEYSKFRIMPINEAAISLAESGKIGALNLLFKRHPYSLSLFMLEILAAIPETVPVQMYGQLLPGRSPPSGFAVRQDDWVECEKMVHFINASVKNHDILMQVKTEPFVKHFHGFSWPSIDELSNWYTNRARVMDDFSGQLDNCLSLLEFALRKGISELQPFHQDVLYLNQIIYSNDDDSEIGFSMNLAKWLELSDYEKFKFLLKGVKEENVTERLHNRAIPFLCEKFRKVSLGGDVTVSDCTNRNIEESFLVRWLKDTSEENRLDICLVVIEEGCRNFQSNEYFKTEDEAVDCALQCIYLSTVIDKWSTMAAILSKVSQIQDGASQVEDLERRLKIAEGHIEAGRLLAFYQVPKPLNFFLGAQSDEKGVKQIIRLILSKFIRRQPSRSDSEWASMWRDMQYLREKAFPFLDREYILTEFCRGLLKAGKFSLARNYLKGTSSVALASEKAESLVIQAAREYFFSASSLSCSEIWKARECLNLYPSSGNVKVEADIIDALTAKLPNLGVNILPMQFRQIKDPMEIIKMAITNQSGAYFHVDELIEVARLLGLRSADDISAVEEAIAREAAVSGDLQLAFDLCLGLARKGHGTVWDLCAAIARGPALDNMDVDSQKQLLGFALSHCDEESIGELLHAWKDLDMQGQCEILMISTETNPSKFSVEGSSLNSLPNQSFQNILDVNGCFQEFDGIGDDNQDVHLQKARDTLSIVAKTLAIGDRTDWASILTENGKVLSFAASQLPWLIELSKKGEHHRKLSTGKQYLNIRAQAVVTILCWLARNGFSPRDNLIASLAESIMEPPVTEEEDIMGCSYLLNLVDAFNGVEIIEEQLKIRKDYQEICSIMSVGMAYSLLHNSGLKTDPSHRRELLKRRFKEKHASPNSDDMDKLGKVQSSFWREWKLKLEAQQRLTEHSRALEKIIPGVETERFLSRDSIYIENVVISLIESVKLERKHILKDILKLVDTYDLNCTEVLLRYLTAVLVSDTWSNDDITAEVAGYKGEIISNSEKTIETISTIVYPAIDGCNKLRLAYVYGLLSECYLQQENTKDLSSVLQVDHVNANVSLAQYYKVIEQECKNVSFIPNLNFKNIAGLHGLNFECFSDEVYACIEESSLSALSKMVQALVNMYGDSLPDGFMSWQDVYRYYVVSLLKDLETKVTTDSSNRTPEYLQGFINKLEQSYVLCHVYIKLLSRPDALGIMKQYFTIILPFFSSYGLLPDNSTWQECLIVLLNFWMRLTDDMKEIALEKNSVETGCFDPQCLMNCLKVFMKLVMEDIISPSQGWGSICGYVICGLKGDSSAEIYSFCRAMIFSGCGFGAVAEVFTVASSDSGLASDCGQDSPDLPHFYLHILEAVLSELISGSHESQNLYHILSSLSKLEGDLKVMQCVRHVIWERMVQFSDNLQLPSSVRVFVLELMQFISGKNIRGFSTEILANVQPWEEWNESIYASRKSETDVDNSLPDHKDSSSRVTNTLIALKSSQLAASISPSMEITPDDLLNADKAVSRFMGLCGEAREDLHFDVLLAILEEWDGLFTAGKDGETIAEATDGGNDWNNDDWDEGWESLEGVDNPEKEKIEDSVFVHPLHVCWAEIFRKFISLSRFTDLLRLIDQSSLKPNAVLLDEDDACSLIQMAIGIDCFLALKMSLLLPYKTLQLQCLGAVEGSIKQGIPQSRSKDYELLILILSSGILTSIITDSTYGTIFSYICYLVGNLSNQSQQVLVPGRGIHNNEDHENQLLLFTRILFPNFISELVKADQHILAGFLVTKFMHGNESLSLINIAGASLKRYMEMQLQMLQISEFPVETCKTLKNTVGRLRGKLSSLIQSILPLVSAS